The following coding sequences are from one Collimonas arenae window:
- a CDS encoding HlyC/CorC family transporter has protein sequence MPEHPSSVKSFDAKPHRSLFERLTALISPEPENRAELLDVLQDAHERNLIDADALSMIEGVFQVSDLSARDIMIPRSQMDMIDVTKPIEDWMPEVLSTAHSRFPAVDGERDKVIGILLAKDLLRYYAEDSFDVRDMLRPAVFIPESKRLNVLLRDFRANRNHMAIVVDEYGGVAGLITIEDVLEQIVGDIEDEYDFDEEEDNILAIRDGDHGGRWRVKALTEIEQFNETLDTALADEDVDTIGGLVANHLGRVPRKGDEFTIDNVRFEVLRADARQVHVLLVEKLPDSPREEP, from the coding sequence ATGCCAGAGCACCCTAGTAGCGTCAAATCATTTGACGCTAAACCCCACCGGTCACTATTCGAACGCCTGACCGCACTGATTTCCCCTGAACCTGAAAATCGCGCCGAGCTGCTCGACGTGCTGCAAGATGCACATGAGCGCAACCTGATCGACGCCGACGCGCTGTCGATGATCGAAGGCGTGTTCCAGGTTTCCGACCTCTCCGCCCGCGACATCATGATCCCGCGCTCGCAAATGGACATGATCGACGTCACCAAACCGATCGAGGACTGGATGCCGGAAGTCCTGTCGACCGCCCACTCGCGCTTCCCCGCTGTCGATGGCGAACGCGACAAGGTGATCGGCATCCTGCTCGCCAAGGATTTGCTGCGCTACTACGCCGAAGATTCATTCGATGTGCGCGACATGCTGCGCCCGGCGGTCTTCATTCCTGAATCGAAACGCCTTAACGTGCTGCTGCGCGATTTCCGCGCCAACCGCAACCACATGGCGATCGTGGTCGACGAATACGGTGGCGTGGCCGGCCTGATCACGATTGAAGACGTGCTGGAACAGATCGTCGGCGACATCGAAGACGAATACGATTTCGACGAAGAAGAAGACAACATCCTCGCCATCCGCGACGGCGACCACGGCGGCCGCTGGCGCGTCAAGGCGCTGACCGAGATCGAACAGTTCAACGAAACGCTGGACACCGCGCTGGCCGACGAAGATGTCGACACCATCGGCGGCCTGGTCGCCAACCACCTGGGCCGCGTGCCGCGCAAAGGCGACGAATTCACGATCGACAATGTGCGCTTTGAAGTGCTGCGCGCCGACGCCCGTCAGGTGCATGTCCTGCTGGTTGAAAAGCTGCCTGACTCTCCTCGGGAAGAGCCTTAA
- the lnt gene encoding apolipoprotein N-acyltransferase, with amino-acid sequence MHFRQITLPRLSLLLPLAALTGAVNVFAFAPYGLWPLQLLTLALLIFCVNRAESVKQAALVGWAYGFGWVAHGVYWLYISMHDFGGMPGWLAALAVALLALAMGLYTALCTGLALWLHRRWAASPLLLALAIFPALWGLTEWLRGWLFTGFPWLISGYAHTASPLAGFAPLVGVYGIGCISALIAGCLALLPQRRLPAVAALLILVAGFCLHRIDWTAPSGQPISVRLLQGNVPQEEKFDEAQIGNTLRLYADMIRAVPADLIATPETAIPILQTQLPPEFPAALIAFSQQTGSNIALGIPYIDGPNRYANSVIGISPQGNSAAHPGFRYDKQHLVPFGEFVPFGFRWFVDMMNIPLGDFTRGARVQAPFSVRDQWVLPNICYEDLFGEEIARQLGATMASGAPTATMLLNMSNIAWFGNTIALPQHLQISQMRSLETGRPMLRATNTGTTAVIDPHGNVSAQLPRYSRGTLAVSVQGYSGSTPYILFGNRLLLAAALLMLAGSWWWSRRRRQ; translated from the coding sequence ATGCACTTTCGCCAGATCACCCTTCCCAGACTCTCCTTGCTGCTGCCGCTGGCGGCCCTGACCGGCGCCGTTAATGTTTTCGCCTTCGCTCCATACGGCCTGTGGCCGCTGCAACTGCTGACCCTGGCATTGCTGATCTTTTGCGTGAACCGTGCGGAGAGCGTCAAACAAGCTGCGCTGGTGGGTTGGGCGTATGGCTTCGGTTGGGTGGCGCATGGGGTTTACTGGTTGTACATCTCGATGCACGATTTTGGCGGCATGCCGGGCTGGCTGGCGGCACTCGCGGTGGCGCTACTGGCGCTGGCCATGGGGCTTTACACGGCCTTGTGTACCGGACTCGCGCTGTGGCTGCATCGCCGTTGGGCCGCTTCGCCACTGCTGCTGGCGCTGGCGATCTTCCCGGCGCTATGGGGCTTGACCGAATGGCTGCGCGGCTGGCTGTTCACCGGTTTTCCCTGGCTGATTTCCGGCTATGCCCACACCGCCAGTCCGCTGGCAGGTTTCGCGCCACTGGTCGGCGTCTACGGCATCGGCTGTATCTCGGCGCTGATCGCCGGTTGCCTGGCGTTGCTGCCGCAACGTCGATTGCCGGCCGTCGCTGCATTACTGATCCTGGTTGCCGGTTTCTGCCTGCATCGGATCGACTGGACTGCGCCAAGCGGCCAACCGATCTCGGTGCGCCTGTTGCAAGGCAACGTGCCGCAAGAAGAAAAATTCGACGAAGCCCAGATCGGCAACACGCTGCGTCTGTATGCCGACATGATCCGCGCCGTGCCGGCCGACTTGATCGCTACACCGGAAACCGCAATACCGATCCTGCAAACCCAGCTGCCGCCGGAGTTCCCGGCCGCTCTGATCGCCTTCTCGCAGCAAACCGGCAGCAACATCGCGCTGGGTATTCCGTATATCGATGGACCCAACCGCTATGCAAACAGCGTCATCGGAATTTCCCCGCAGGGCAACAGCGCCGCCCATCCCGGTTTTCGCTACGACAAACAGCATCTGGTGCCGTTTGGCGAATTCGTGCCGTTCGGCTTCCGCTGGTTTGTCGACATGATGAACATCCCGCTCGGCGATTTCACCCGCGGTGCGCGGGTGCAGGCGCCGTTCTCCGTAAGGGACCAATGGGTGCTGCCCAACATCTGCTATGAGGACTTGTTCGGCGAAGAGATCGCCCGGCAACTGGGCGCCACCATGGCCTCCGGCGCGCCTACCGCGACCATGCTGTTGAACATGTCGAATATCGCCTGGTTCGGCAACACCATAGCGTTGCCGCAGCATTTGCAGATTTCGCAAATGCGCAGCCTGGAAACCGGCCGCCCAATGCTGCGCGCAACCAACACCGGCACCACGGCGGTCATCGACCCGCACGGCAATGTCAGCGCACAACTGCCGCGCTACAGCCGAGGCACGCTGGCAGTGTCGGTGCAAGGCTATAGCGGCAGCACGCCATATATCCTGTTCGGCAACCGCCTGTTACTGGCCGCAGCGCTGTTGATGCTTGCAGGCAGCTGGTGGTGGAGCCGGCGTCGACGCCAATAG